One part of the Plasmodium yoelii strain 17X genome assembly, chromosome: 13 genome encodes these proteins:
- a CDS encoding PIR protein, with protein sequence MNKAVCEKFENLWDKFPDKLDKGKYEFKEQNFLDGYCFDYECNSDYGKINAGFYYLFNGLFGVSGLFNSSETSNINVVEYIMIWLCYMLNLKSTRDDNFTNLNNFYKANIKNHNNYTSFIELINEKKKLMNISKDKVSKLYELFKILCEMYTKIDDDNKKCNNYLKDANKFVDEYQKLLNDNDTDNGNNSYNQLLCTLSTDYDNLKSKCSDSSSFPEIKTPKKCVKRSEQNSQLISAQTSEAIAQSPSIGNKLFIVLSIFGAIAFFLGISYKYSLFGFRKRFQKQKLREKLKNIKKRINH encoded by the exons atgaataaagcagtg TGTGAAAAGTTCGAGAATCTATGGGATAAATTTCCTGATAAATTGGATAAAggaaaatatgaatttaaaGAACAAAATTTTTTAGATGGTTATTGTTTTGATTATGAATGTAATAGTGATTACGGaaaaattaatgctggattttattatttgtttaatgGACTCTTTGGGGTTTCTGGTTTGTTTAATTCTAGCGAAACAAGTAACATCAATGTGGTTgaatacattatgatatggttatgttatatgttaaacctgaAGAGTACTCGAGATGACAACTTCACCAatctaaataatttttataaagcaaatataaaaaatcacAACAACTATACTAGTTTCATTGAActtataaatgaaaaaaaaaaattgatgaaTATTTCTAAAGATAAAGTGTCTAAACTTTACgagttatttaaaattttatgtgAAATGTATACTAAAATTGATGATGacaataaaaaatgcaaTAACTATTTGAAAGATGCTAATAAATTTGTTGATGAATATCAAAAACTCcttaatgataatgatactGATAATGGAAACAATTCATATAATCAACTATTGTGTACtttatcaactgattatgataatttaaaaagtaAATGTAGCGATAGTTCATCCTTTCCAGAGATAAAAACACcaaaaaaatgtgtaaaaaGATCCGAACAAAATTCTCAACTAATTTCTGCACAAACTTCTGAAGCTATAGCACAAAGTCCGTCGATaggaaacaaattatttatagttttatcgatatttggtgcaatagcattttttttaggaatttcttataag tattcgttatttggatttcggaaacgatttcaaaaacaaaaattaagagaaaagctaaaaaatataaagaagagaataaatcattaa